The Vidua chalybeata isolate OUT-0048 chromosome 31, bVidCha1 merged haplotype, whole genome shotgun sequence genome window below encodes:
- the LOC128801721 gene encoding uncharacterized protein LOC128801721, whose translation MEPQELSPALLQPQVTAVAVLDELLATMASLDKDLVLLPVSPWGLHWDLERFTKDFWASLECISGTWWQRRGTCEDDDGCHDDPPTSLSQALAAYAGTPWTKWDDVTMVAIEWHASVAVLEDTWAWLARRATKLRDACREVATAAADMVATTSAWARELQDKVAGCGTARDILVATARQLGLALDREEVAEMVAGHKAQLRGDSRVATSQATRATMVRQKVEVALGLLERLVAACDEATASPRELRHRVGDIKATLEGTKEATPDVPEDLVAKVTVAERLWEANARLAKDHLVGTLVYIIDFFFDGNPDSASGCGVAERCQRAIEAIPRLVGPPERPRSVPGASTERPRSVHGVSPASVEPEKMQEVMFDILATLDKVVAILTGPGQQGAQQRVYPKFLCSDMRSVIWHLRKTLERGSVTSLGQALATLEANPGATWASVRAVAKAWRESAATLRRSWERLAEEAAKIRDACEDTATALGWDVQDEGACIMIACSNGMATGHQQLLLTLDRAEVVSVSTSVEEANNAMVEAVVATSQARAATRSEQVEVVLGLLERLVEMCDKGTMFTWDMQCRLRAMEATLEEIKKVSPDVPKALAARAVEAKRMWEASTKLFTCQLQGVLGDINDFLFSPYSGCGGPGGQAIAESH comes from the exons ATGGAGCCCCAGGAG ctgtccccagcgctgctgcagccacaggtcACCGCGGTGGCCGTCCTGGATGAGCTGCTGGCCACCATGGCCAGTCTGGACAAGGACTTGGTGCTGCTGCCCGTGTCCCCGTGGGGCCTGCACTGGGACCTGGAGAGGTTCACCAAGGATTTCTGGGCCAGCCTGGAGTGCATCAGTGGCACCTGGTGGCAGCGCCGTGGCACCTGCGAGGATGACGATGGTTGCCACGATGACCCTCCCACCTCCCTGAGCCAGGCCCTGGCTGCCTACGCAGGTACGCCGTGGACCAAGTGGGACGATGTGACAATGGTGGCCATCGAGTGGCACGCCTCGGTGGCCGTGCTCGAGGACACCTGGGCCTGGCTGGCCAGGAGGGCCACCAAGCTCCGCGACGCCTGCAGGGAGGTGGCCACTGCGGCAGCCGACATGGTGGCCACCACCAGCGCCTgggccagggagctgcaggacaaGGTTGCCGGCTGTGGGACAGCTCGGGACATCCTGGTGGCTACGGCCCGGCAGCTGGGTCTGGCCCTGGACAGGGAGGAGGTGGCTGAGATGGTGGCTGGGCACAAAGCCCAGCTGAGGGGAGATTCCAGGGTGGCCACCAGCCAGGCAACGAGGGCCACCATGGTGAGACAGAAGGTGGAGGTGGCCCTTGGGCTGCTGGAGCGCTTGGTGGCCGCGTGTGACGAAGCCACCGCCTCCCCCCGTGAGCTGCGGCACAGGGTTGGGGACATCAAGGCCACCCTGGAGGGGACAAAGGAGGCAACCCCTGATGTCCCTGAGGACTTGGTGGCCAAGGTGACCGTGGCCGAGCGGCTGTGGGAGGCCAACGCCCGCCTGGCCAAGGACCACCTGGTGGGGACACTTGTCTACATCATCGACTTCTTCTTCGATGGTAACCCCGACAGCGCTAGTGGCTGCGGGGTGGCCGAGCGGTGCCAAAGAGCCATTGAGGCCATCCCGAGGCTCGTCGGGCCCCCGGAGCGTCCCCGGAGCGTCCCCGGAGCGTCCACGGAGCGTCCACGGAGCGTCCACGGAGTGTCCCCAGCCAGCGTGGAGCCCGAAAAG ATGCAGGAGGTGATGTTTGACATTCTGGCCACCCTGGACAAGGTGGTGGCCATTCTGACCGGGCCAGGTCAGCAGGGTGCGCAGCAGCGCGTGTACCCAAAGTTCCTGTGCTCAGACATGAGGAGCGTCATCTGGCACCTCCGTAAGACCCTGGAGCGTGgcagtgtcacctccctgggccAGGCCCTGGCCACCCTTGAGGCCAACCCGGGGGCCACCTGGGCCAGTGTGAGAGCCGTGGCCAAGGCCTGGCGAGAGTCGGCGGCCACACTCCGGAGGAGCTGGGAACGGCTGGCCGAGGAGGCCGCCAAGATCCGCGACGCCTGTGAGGACACGgccactgccctgggctgggacgTGCAGGATGAGGGCGCCTGCATCATGATAGCTTGCAGCAACGGGATGGCCACgggccaccagcagctgctgctgaccctGGACAGGGCGGAGGTGGTCTCGGTGTCCACAAGTGTTGAGGAGGCCAACAATGCCATGGTAGAGGCCGTGGTGGCCACCAGCCAAGCAAGGGCAGCCACCAGAAGCGAACAGGTAGAGGTggtcctggggctgctggagcgCTTGGTGGAGATGTGTGACAAAGGCACCATGTTCACCTGGGACATGCAGTGCCGGCTCAGGGCCATGGAGGCCACCCTGGAGGAGATAAAGAAGGtgtcccccgatgtccccaaggcCTTGGCGGCCAGAGCGGTGGAGGCCAAGCGGATGTGGGAGGCCAGCACCAAGCTGTTCACGTGTCAGCTGCAGGGAGTGCTTGGGGACATCAATGACTTCCTCTTCAGTCCCTATAGTGGGTGCGGTGGCCCCGGTGGCCAAGCAATAGCAGAAAGCCATTGA